One genomic segment of Methanothermococcus okinawensis IH1 includes these proteins:
- a CDS encoding response regulator: MADVVRTLVVDDSAFMRNILKKILASTNKYVVVGEASNGKEAIEKTKELNPNLITMDIVMPELTGIEATREIKKEFPDIKIVMCTSVDQEKKMIEAIDAGADGYIVKPFQAPKILEQLNKLFQ, from the coding sequence ATGGCAGATGTTGTAAGAACTCTGGTGGTTGATGATTCTGCATTTATGAGAAATATTTTAAAAAAAATTTTAGCCTCAACAAACAAATATGTTGTAGTGGGAGAAGCATCAAATGGTAAAGAAGCTATCGAAAAAACAAAAGAACTAAATCCTAACTTAATCACTATGGATATTGTAATGCCTGAGCTCACGGGGATAGAAGCTACAAGGGAAATAAAAAAAGAGTTTCCTGATATAAAGATTGTAATGTGCACCTCAGTTGATCAGGAAAAAAAGATGATTGAAGCCATAGATGCAGGTGCGGATGGCTATATAGTTAAACCATTTCAAGCTCCAAAAATTCTTGAACAACTTAATAAATTATTTCAATAA
- a CDS encoding DUF58 domain-containing protein, with the protein MNKTPYSKILSIFGIICYANGYLLNNLYSTFIGVFIFLYLYFTEKIVDFEIDTVVDKNNNRIVDLKEYMPTKLIFNIYKNNAKPYLKFKSKHGVISSNIFSEYSFNHFNNSPNYNNSNINNTDIATNTLNVSNSSNNTNLSNLQTYNHIIKYLVNVMPYKKGEFIVDAMGKIFDKRTLNYIDYSKSFKFDVAPSLEGLKHNIEQNEYVKSTFGGIVEPELDELKIYEIGDDIKRIDWKKSIGSNSIIVRKLLHMEAQSIYYFLDIGHSMRISIDENNNKINYATGVLLNFIKYNENDNYLFLYDDYKIVKSSAINNNNKRRIKKFSKNTTFQQYIEKELLNIKPILVDKYIPTITNIEHKRYNGSSFGSSGVEHNYKNQEYNDNNIIHSYLSRRKKGSSGIFECARYLMKMKTGNVMIFTDLDSNIIPLLKSINMLTKKGFNIIIYALYSPSFNIHKEELSNEEILQEIYKHYIHRQKIIKILRRKGIVVVDLNNKDGMKNIIDKLKRCKI; encoded by the coding sequence ATGAATAAAACACCATATTCAAAGATATTGTCCATATTTGGAATAATTTGTTATGCAAATGGCTATTTATTAAATAATTTATACTCCACATTCATAGGCGTTTTTATTTTTCTATACCTATATTTTACAGAAAAAATAGTAGATTTTGAAATAGATACAGTTGTGGATAAAAATAACAATAGAATTGTGGATTTAAAGGAATATATGCCTACAAAATTAATATTTAATATCTATAAAAATAATGCAAAACCTTATTTAAAGTTTAAATCAAAACATGGTGTAATTTCATCAAATATTTTCAGTGAATATTCATTTAATCATTTCAATAATTCCCCCAATTATAATAATTCTAATATTAATAATACCGATATTGCTACTAATACCCTTAATGTTTCCAACTCTTCCAATAACACTAATTTATCCAATTTACAAACCTATAATCATATTATTAAATATTTGGTAAATGTAATGCCCTATAAAAAAGGAGAATTTATTGTTGATGCAATGGGCAAAATATTCGATAAAAGAACATTGAATTACATTGATTATTCAAAATCTTTTAAATTTGATGTTGCACCATCTCTTGAAGGGTTAAAACACAATATTGAACAAAATGAGTATGTAAAATCAACATTTGGAGGCATTGTTGAGCCAGAACTTGATGAATTAAAAATTTATGAAATTGGCGATGATATTAAGAGAATAGATTGGAAAAAATCCATTGGAAGTAATTCTATAATTGTTAGAAAACTACTTCACATGGAAGCTCAGAGCATATATTATTTTTTGGATATAGGACATAGCATGAGAATCTCCATTGATGAAAATAACAACAAAATCAACTATGCAACAGGAGTTCTGTTAAATTTTATAAAATACAATGAAAATGATAACTATCTTTTTTTGTATGATGATTACAAAATTGTAAAATCAAGTGCAATAAACAATAATAATAAAAGAAGAATTAAAAAGTTTTCTAAAAATACCACCTTTCAACAGTATATTGAAAAAGAGCTCTTAAATATTAAGCCTATTTTGGTAGATAAATACATACCAACTATAACAAATATAGAGCATAAAAGATATAATGGTAGTAGTTTCGGTAGTAGTGGTGTTGAACATAACTATAAAAATCAAGAATATAATGACAATAATATTATTCATTCATATTTATCGAGGAGGAAAAAAGGGAGCTCAGGTATATTTGAATGTGCAAGGTATTTAATGAAAATGAAAACTGGAAATGTAATGATATTTACCGATTTGGATTCAAATATTATACCACTTTTAAAAAGTATAAATATGCTTACTAAAAAAGGATTTAACATAATAATATATGCATTATATAGCCCTTCTTTTAATATTCATAAAGAGGAGTTATCCAATGAAGAAATATTACAAGAAATTTATAAGCATTACATACATAGGCAAAAAATTATTAAAATATTGAGAAGAAAAGGCATTGTTGTTGTTGATTTAAATAATAAAGATGGTATGAAAAATATAATAGATAAATTAAAAAGATGTAAAATTTAA
- the acs gene encoding acetate--CoA ligase translates to MKSGDKYIPLEKLNSIKKEALENPEKFWGEQAKCLDWNKTWDKVLEWHVPYAKWFINGRLNACYNCVDRHILNNRRNKAAIIWEGENGECRILTYYELYREVNKFANVLQNLGVETGDRVAIYMPMIPEAAIAMLACARIGAIHSVVFSGFSADALAERINDAEAKVLITSDILYRRGKKIDLKGIVDKALLNCPTINHTVYVKRNNDLKLMEGRDYCWDELMKGAKNYVEPVPVEANHPLFILYTSGTTGKPKGVVHSTGGFMVYTTKTLEWTWGINDMDVFWCTADIGWITGHSYVVYAPLACGTTIVMYEGAIDYPNPGRIWEIIEKHGVTILYTAPTAIRMLMMYGEEWVKKYNLSTLRMLGSVGEPINPRAWKWYYEVVGQKRCPICDCYWQTETGGHVIYPPIGIQDIPLKPGSATFPGIGIDADVVDEYGNSLPPNKRGLLVIKNPWPGMLMGLWKNDARYRAAYWERIKNCYCPSDYAIKDEDGYFWILGRADEVLNVAGHRIGTAEVEHVLISHPAVAESAVIGKPDDIKGEVPVAFVVLNKGYQNKKELKEELIHYVKETMGPIATPHMILFVNKLPKTRSGKIMRRILKKLIMGEELGDLSTIEDNTSVDEIRKELSDFKYL, encoded by the coding sequence ATGAAATCTGGGGATAAATATATACCTCTGGAAAAATTAAATAGTATAAAAAAAGAAGCACTGGAAAATCCTGAAAAATTTTGGGGGGAACAAGCAAAATGTTTAGATTGGAACAAAACATGGGATAAAGTTTTAGAGTGGCATGTTCCCTATGCAAAATGGTTTATTAATGGAAGGTTGAATGCCTGTTATAATTGTGTAGATAGACATATACTAAACAATAGAAGAAATAAGGCTGCCATAATATGGGAAGGAGAAAATGGAGAATGTAGGATATTAACATACTATGAATTGTATAGAGAGGTTAATAAATTTGCAAATGTTTTGCAGAATTTAGGTGTAGAGACTGGCGATAGGGTAGCAATATATATGCCCATGATACCAGAAGCTGCAATAGCTATGCTTGCATGTGCAAGGATTGGGGCTATACATTCAGTGGTATTTTCAGGATTTTCAGCTGATGCACTTGCAGAACGAATAAATGATGCAGAGGCAAAGGTTTTGATAACTTCCGATATACTTTATAGAAGGGGTAAAAAAATAGATTTAAAGGGTATAGTTGATAAGGCACTTTTAAACTGCCCCACTATAAATCATACGGTATATGTAAAAAGAAATAACGATTTAAAATTGATGGAAGGAAGGGACTATTGCTGGGATGAGCTCATGAAGGGGGCAAAAAATTATGTAGAACCTGTGCCTGTGGAAGCAAATCATCCGCTATTTATATTATATACGAGCGGAACTACTGGAAAACCAAAAGGGGTTGTGCATTCAACAGGAGGATTTATGGTTTATACCACAAAAACACTTGAATGGACATGGGGCATTAACGATATGGATGTGTTTTGGTGCACAGCAGATATTGGATGGATAACAGGACATAGTTATGTGGTATATGCACCGTTGGCATGTGGAACTACTATTGTAATGTATGAAGGGGCAATAGATTATCCAAATCCTGGAAGAATATGGGAAATTATAGAAAAACATGGAGTTACCATATTATATACTGCCCCAACGGCAATAAGGATGTTGATGATGTATGGGGAAGAATGGGTAAAAAAATATAATTTATCCACCCTTAGAATGCTTGGAAGCGTTGGAGAACCGATAAACCCAAGGGCTTGGAAATGGTATTACGAAGTTGTAGGTCAGAAAAGATGTCCAATATGTGATTGTTATTGGCAGACAGAAACGGGAGGTCATGTTATATATCCACCAATAGGCATACAAGATATTCCTTTAAAACCAGGTTCAGCCACATTCCCCGGCATAGGTATAGATGCTGATGTAGTGGATGAATATGGAAATAGTCTTCCACCAAATAAAAGGGGGTTGTTGGTCATTAAGAATCCATGGCCTGGAATGTTGATGGGATTATGGAAGAACGATGCACGGTATAGGGCAGCATATTGGGAAAGAATAAAAAATTGTTATTGTCCATCAGATTATGCTATAAAGGATGAAGATGGATATTTCTGGATATTAGGTAGGGCTGATGAGGTTTTAAATGTAGCAGGGCATAGGATAGGAACAGCAGAAGTTGAACATGTTCTCATCTCCCATCCCGCAGTTGCAGAAAGTGCAGTTATTGGAAAACCAGACGATATTAAAGGAGAAGTTCCAGTGGCATTTGTGGTATTAAACAAAGGTTATCAAAATAAAAAGGAATTGAAGGAAGAGCTCATACATTATGTGAAAGAAACAATGGGTCCTATTGCCACACCACACATGATTTTATTTGTAAATAAACTCCCTAAAACAAGAAGTGGAAAAATTATGAGAAGAATACTTAAAAAACTAATAATGGGAGAAGAATTAGGGGATTTATCTACCATAGAAGATAATACAAGTGTAGATGAAATCAGAAAAGAATTAAGTGATTTTAAATATTTATAA
- a CDS encoding AAA family ATPase, which yields MVFRKLKNEMKKEIIGMDDIIRDLFVCLISEGHVLLEGVPGLAKTTLAKSFSKCMGLYFSRVQGTPDLIPSDITGGEIYKMQTGEFQYIPGPLFANIVLVDEINRMSPKTQSALLEAMEENSISVGGKTYTLPKPFIVIATQNPVEFEGTYSLPAAQLDRFMMKLNLDYLKEDDELKVLNLKKSNGNNIEQINTVLDKRTLNDVFNTVKSIHVSQPILKYIRDIVVATRNDNRIVLGASTRAGIQLLKVAKANAYLDDRTYVLPDDVKNNVVKVLSHRMIVDYEEETPTKEILTDIIDRIEVPKGEFRWE from the coding sequence ATGGTATTTAGAAAACTCAAAAATGAGATGAAAAAAGAAATAATTGGGATGGATGACATTATTCGAGATTTATTTGTATGTCTTATTTCAGAGGGGCATGTTTTATTAGAGGGAGTGCCAGGTTTGGCAAAAACCACATTGGCGAAATCATTTTCAAAATGTATGGGCTTATATTTTTCAAGGGTTCAGGGTACTCCAGATTTAATACCTTCGGATATAACAGGCGGTGAAATATACAAGATGCAAACAGGTGAATTTCAATATATTCCTGGACCATTATTTGCAAATATTGTCTTAGTGGATGAGATAAATAGAATGTCTCCAAAAACTCAGTCCGCACTATTAGAGGCTATGGAAGAAAATAGTATATCAGTAGGTGGAAAAACATACACCTTACCAAAACCTTTCATAGTAATTGCCACTCAAAACCCTGTTGAATTTGAAGGAACTTACTCATTACCTGCGGCACAGCTTGATAGGTTTATGATGAAGCTAAATTTGGATTATTTGAAAGAGGATGATGAATTAAAGGTATTGAATCTAAAAAAAAGTAATGGAAACAATATTGAACAAATAAATACGGTTTTGGACAAAAGAACCCTTAACGATGTATTCAATACTGTAAAGAGTATTCATGTTTCGCAACCTATATTAAAATACATACGGGATATTGTGGTTGCCACAAGGAATGATAATCGTATAGTGTTGGGGGCAAGCACAAGAGCAGGGATTCAATTACTAAAAGTTGCAAAGGCAAATGCCTATTTGGACGATAGAACTTATGTACTCCCAGATGATGTTAAAAACAATGTCGTTAAAGTTTTATCCCATAGAATGATAGTAGATTATGAGGAAGAAACACCAACTAAGGAAATATTAACTGATATAATCGATAGAATAGAGGTTCCAAAGGGGGAATTTAGATGGGAATAA
- a CDS encoding UPF0254 family protein — translation MLSIATAECFTHGKIGTTIHKIASGYNEVKEHPYYPYINGHVKVMASMFIPLKYSAEKLLNIKLPIPDYKYEYAKAYSEKNDLKVSYLMAKGVKDILNCDISIGTTAGVGRGGICILTNKNKYVFTTDVYGDLINGKNIIERQKNGIKKTLDVLVKILKEEYNITY, via the coding sequence ATGCTATCAATAGCCACAGCAGAGTGTTTTACCCATGGAAAAATAGGGACTACAATACATAAAATTGCATCGGGATATAACGAAGTTAAAGAGCATCCATATTATCCTTACATCAATGGTCATGTGAAGGTAATGGCTTCAATGTTTATTCCACTAAAATACAGTGCCGAGAAACTTTTAAATATTAAGTTGCCAATTCCCGATTATAAATACGAATATGCAAAGGCATACTCTGAAAAGAATGATTTAAAAGTATCGTATTTAATGGCAAAAGGTGTTAAAGATATTTTAAACTGCGATATATCCATAGGGACTACCGCAGGTGTTGGAAGGGGGGGTATATGTATTTTAACGAATAAAAATAAATATGTATTTACAACAGATGTTTATGGTGACCTAATAAATGGAAAGAATATAATTGAGAGACAGAAAAATGGTATTAAAAAAACACTTGATGTGTTAGTTAAAATCTTAAAAGAAGAATATAATATTACATATTAA
- a CDS encoding DUF4350 domain-containing protein, which yields MKIEQYILLMIILIGFISMPLVIPTIKTTQPYSVFNTKDEGCSNFLILMHREGNVKPLIYPYKDTDLKENSVLFIIGPDVDFTKDEGELLKNYVSSGNTLVIADNFNRGNSILKYMNISERFSNKPLYDIIEPIALYNGGYILLKNPTTIKDISNTNGHIIISSSASSNIINYPKPNNEKSYPLMVEKDYGNGKIILISDPNIFTNQLFNTNKKFLKTYFNYSNQHSIVYFDEYHHSDVNPQNIATIVVNSNNITPKFLSYLSIIVLIIVVILESDKLQTILINRIHNIIIDIANMVGNNKLFKYLTEENNNINDIKFYNLDDIAKKYNMDKSTLYKILSKLK from the coding sequence ATGAAAATAGAACAGTATATTTTACTTATGATAATACTAATAGGTTTTATATCTATGCCTTTGGTAATCCCAACGATTAAAACCACCCAACCTTATAGTGTATTTAATACAAAAGATGAGGGTTGTTCAAATTTTTTAATTTTAATGCATAGAGAAGGCAATGTAAAACCATTGATATATCCCTATAAAGATACAGATTTAAAAGAAAATTCAGTTTTATTTATTATAGGTCCAGATGTTGATTTTACAAAAGATGAGGGTGAGCTCCTAAAAAATTATGTTTCTTCTGGAAATACCCTTGTTATTGCCGATAATTTTAACAGAGGAAATAGTATTTTAAAATATATGAACATTTCGGAGAGATTTTCCAATAAGCCACTTTATGATATCATAGAACCAATAGCATTGTATAATGGGGGATATATCTTATTAAAAAATCCTACAACAATAAAGGACATATCCAACACAAATGGGCATATAATTATATCATCCAGTGCATCGAGTAATATAATCAATTATCCAAAACCAAACAATGAAAAATCCTATCCTTTAATGGTGGAAAAAGATTATGGCAACGGAAAAATAATATTAATTTCTGACCCAAATATATTTACAAACCAATTATTCAATACCAATAAAAAGTTTTTAAAAACTTATTTTAATTACAGTAATCAACACAGCATTGTATATTTCGATGAATACCATCATTCAGATGTAAATCCACAAAATATTGCTACAATCGTTGTAAATTCCAACAATATAACCCCCAAATTTCTAAGTTATTTGTCGATTATTGTATTGATAATTGTCGTTATATTGGAGAGCGATAAATTACAAACAATATTGATAAACAGAATACATAACATTATTATTGATATTGCTAATATGGTAGGAAATAATAAATTATTTAAATATTTAACAGAAGAAAACAATAATATTAATGATATTAAATTCTATAATTTAGACGATATTGCCAAAAAATACAATATGGATAAATCTACATTATATAAGATATTGAGTAAATTAAAATAA
- a CDS encoding DUF1616 domain-containing protein, producing MNFKDYYKKYKKTLEKSLTIILLILLIASIGLTIYLINAPKIGERFTEFYILNEDLKAYNYPTQLHENESGIVIIGVRNLEYRPMNYTVWVFLSNDTYDYNYSINISPKNEWNGTLSYNYAFSKKISLMHNETALIPLNFSIDRTGKHKVEFILTIDDKKKVYRELHLWVNVSKPTEKSLI from the coding sequence ATGAATTTTAAAGATTATTATAAAAAATACAAAAAAACACTGGAAAAATCATTAACAATTATATTACTTATTCTATTAATCGCTTCAATAGGTTTAACGATATATTTAATCAATGCTCCGAAGATTGGGGAGAGATTTACAGAATTTTATATATTGAACGAAGATTTAAAAGCTTATAACTATCCTACACAATTACATGAAAATGAATCTGGTATTGTGATTATTGGGGTTAGGAACCTTGAATATAGACCTATGAATTATACAGTATGGGTATTTTTATCAAACGATACCTACGATTATAATTATTCTATAAATATATCTCCAAAAAATGAATGGAATGGAACCTTGTCTTATAATTACGCCTTTTCTAAGAAAATTAGTTTAATGCATAATGAAACGGCTTTGATACCTTTAAATTTTTCAATAGACCGCACTGGAAAACATAAGGTGGAATTTATATTAACCATTGATGATAAAAAAAAGGTTTATAGGGAACTTCATCTCTGGGTAAATGTTTCAAAACCTACTGAAAAATCTTTAATATAA
- a CDS encoding chemotaxis protein CheC, translating to MSILESMKKITSIGQDASENIAKAFEGLTGENTEVQFLGTRFVPVEYLPEQFGDETCKIVRIDFNGVLSGRTLMILPKEDAVKLEKLLLLDILWDSLVNKVELPDYSEMEVSLIGEVANIVVAAFLNVFANTLEDEINITPPEFIEDSGFSVVESLILEMGDNLDIALVFDNKIDIVGKFPIKCNLLILINPETVENLNIL from the coding sequence ATGAGTATTTTAGAATCTATGAAAAAAATAACAAGCATAGGGCAGGATGCATCGGAGAATATTGCTAAGGCTTTTGAAGGATTAACTGGGGAAAATACTGAGGTTCAATTTTTAGGAACTCGATTTGTACCAGTGGAGTATTTACCTGAGCAATTTGGAGATGAAACCTGTAAAATTGTTCGTATAGATTTTAATGGTGTGCTTTCAGGCAGAACTTTAATGATTTTGCCAAAAGAAGATGCTGTAAAATTAGAGAAACTTCTTCTTTTAGACATTCTTTGGGATAGTTTAGTAAATAAAGTAGAACTGCCGGATTATTCTGAGATGGAAGTTTCCCTAATAGGTGAAGTGGCAAATATTGTAGTGGCTGCATTTTTAAATGTTTTTGCTAATACCTTAGAGGATGAAATAAATATTACGCCCCCTGAGTTTATTGAAGACAGTGGATTCTCAGTGGTAGAATCATTAATTCTTGAAATGGGTGACAATTTAGACATTGCTCTTGTATTTGATAATAAAATAGATATTGTTGGTAAATTCCCAATAAAGTGTAATCTTCTGATTTTAATTAATCCAGAAACTGTCGAAAATCTTAATATCCTTTAA
- a CDS encoding mannose-1-phosphate guanylyltransferase/mannose-6-phosphate isomerase, with protein MKSIILAGGVGSRLWPLSREYYPKQFIKFKSFKKSLFQMTFERCLALSNNNLDDIYIVTNEKHKFLVLGQIEELGYNNFNEDNILIEPIGKNTLPAIYYGVKVIKNKNNNNENDNNKNIVGVFPSDHLIDKNDEELFINTIMEGKKIAKDYLITFGITPTKPHTGYGYIKPLKKLNIGYTVDEFKEKPDLKTAEKYIKNGYLWNSGMFLFDADLFEEEVKTYKPELYELFKSDDINEVYNNVPDISIDYGIMEKSKNVAVIPLNIKWNDLGSFDAFYDEFKTDDAGNIVHGENLFINSKNNLINTENNKFTSLIDVNDLIVVDTRDALMICKKGSSQKIKEVFNTLKRKNDERVLYHKTVYRPWGSYTILDEGKFYKIKRITVLPGKKLSYQLHHHRSEHWIVVKGMAKVVVDDKEYFVRNGESTFVKSGLKHRLENPGKIPLEVIEAQIGEYLEEDDIIRFNDDWGRK; from the coding sequence ATGAAATCTATTATATTGGCAGGGGGAGTAGGCAGTAGATTATGGCCATTAAGCAGAGAATATTATCCAAAACAATTTATAAAATTTAAATCATTTAAAAAATCTCTTTTTCAAATGACTTTTGAAAGATGCTTAGCACTGAGCAATAATAATTTAGATGATATTTATATTGTAACAAATGAAAAACATAAATTTTTGGTATTGGGTCAAATTGAAGAGCTCGGTTATAACAATTTTAATGAGGATAATATATTGATTGAACCGATTGGAAAAAATACACTTCCAGCAATATATTATGGAGTAAAAGTCATTAAAAATAAGAATAATAATAATGAAAACGACAATAATAAAAACATCGTTGGAGTATTTCCATCTGACCATCTAATCGACAAAAATGATGAGGAATTGTTTATAAATACCATAATGGAAGGAAAGAAAATCGCAAAAGATTATTTAATAACATTTGGAATAACTCCAACAAAGCCACATACTGGATATGGTTATATAAAGCCTTTAAAGAAACTAAATATTGGATATACCGTTGATGAATTTAAAGAAAAACCTGATTTAAAAACCGCAGAGAAATATATTAAAAACGGTTATCTTTGGAATAGCGGGATGTTTTTATTTGATGCCGATTTATTTGAAGAGGAGGTAAAAACATATAAACCTGAGCTCTATGAATTGTTTAAATCTGATGATATAAATGAAGTATATAATAATGTCCCCGATATATCGATAGATTACGGTATAATGGAAAAATCAAAAAATGTAGCAGTTATACCTTTAAATATAAAATGGAATGATTTGGGTAGTTTTGATGCCTTTTATGATGAATTTAAAACGGATGACGCTGGAAATATTGTTCATGGCGAAAATCTTTTTATCAATTCAAAAAATAACTTGATAAATACTGAAAATAATAAATTTACATCGTTGATTGATGTAAATGATTTGATAGTTGTCGATACAAGGGACGCCTTAATGATTTGTAAGAAGGGGAGCTCCCAAAAAATTAAAGAGGTATTCAATACATTAAAAAGAAAAAATGATGAAAGGGTTTTATATCATAAAACGGTTTATAGGCCTTGGGGCTCATATACTATATTGGATGAGGGCAAATTTTATAAAATAAAAAGAATCACAGTTCTTCCGGGGAAAAAATTAAGTTATCAACTTCACCACCATAGAAGCGAACACTGGATAGTGGTTAAAGGCATGGCAAAGGTAGTTGTCGATGATAAGGAGTATTTTGTTAGAAATGGTGAAAGCACATTTGTCAAAAGTGGATTAAAGCATAGATTGGAAAATCCTGGAAAAATACCTTTGGAAGTCATTGAAGCTCAAATTGGGGAGTATCTTGAAGAAGATGATATTATTAGATTCAATGATGATTGGGGACGAAAATAG
- a CDS encoding chemotaxis protein CheC, with the protein MKCGNVYISPKSWDIIMQDIINEEMKEKMIYSEKECNFVKNFRIMGLTRVEEIGKSAAEKACGFIRDMTGNHVETKSVNVMITTPLEIKEEKIKNDYKIVTGINFSGDINGIGVLIFSEDCALKLSKSMLAGMGMEDYSDELDEMKISALNETCNLIISAYVDTIANFMDISLNMSPPFFIKGIEYEIIENIFGDCGVNNQDLVLTFKSGLFSQGIGSGFEVLIVMPPNSINTLFKKL; encoded by the coding sequence ATGAAATGTGGCAATGTATATATTTCGCCTAAATCATGGGATATTATAATGCAAGATATTATTAATGAAGAAATGAAAGAAAAAATGATATATTCTGAAAAGGAATGTAATTTTGTAAAAAATTTTCGTATAATGGGATTAACCAGAGTTGAAGAAATAGGAAAATCTGCTGCTGAAAAAGCATGTGGTTTTATAAGGGATATGACTGGAAATCATGTGGAGACCAAATCAGTTAATGTTATGATTACTACTCCATTGGAGATTAAAGAAGAAAAAATTAAAAATGACTATAAAATAGTAACTGGAATTAATTTCAGTGGAGATATAAATGGAATTGGTGTATTAATATTCTCAGAAGATTGTGCATTAAAACTGTCGAAATCTATGCTCGCAGGAATGGGCATGGAGGATTACAGCGATGAGTTAGATGAAATGAAAATATCTGCCCTTAATGAAACATGTAATTTGATTATATCTGCTTATGTAGATACCATAGCTAATTTTATGGATATATCATTGAACATGTCCCCACCGTTTTTTATCAAAGGTATTGAATATGAAATAATTGAAAATATTTTTGGAGATTGTGGCGTAAATAACCAGGACTTAGTATTAACCTTTAAATCTGGGCTTTTTTCTCAAGGAATTGGTTCAGGTTTTGAAGTATTGATTGTAATGCCTCCAAATTCAATAAATACATTATTTAAAAAATTATAA
- a CDS encoding CheF family chemotaxis protein yields MTKSKSKAIARFEGKGIIVNPYTLKDPFTKWNKLQIMLFNDKIEFNFGNKKIEANLEYIEDIGAELPRRAMEIAKASLEDISHYSSITIRLPDSDRTIIGFAPETSLYGKTLVNSFLKKLFYILLSKKEVKVQYGIIKGGSFDTSVSWEDGFLVFAQKPIKKGVSVVNEQVLAVAVTSGGKPKVYDLFNNIESVDRVSKTITMGEKEDEVEVLEIKQIKGGETMTSYIYLPQKERLFVLRYIATLTKYSNSVKKLLPKTEDELESQLASESWSGDRIKSEIEQLEPEEQEILTALYTGISSLELPPMMGLEVDEVEKILEKLIDKGLLDLVRIRKETELTEKGRAITNYIISNF; encoded by the coding sequence ATGACAAAATCCAAATCTAAAGCAATCGCTAGATTTGAAGGCAAGGGCATAATTGTTAATCCATATACATTAAAAGACCCATTCACAAAGTGGAATAAGCTTCAAATAATGTTATTTAATGATAAAATTGAATTTAATTTTGGCAATAAAAAAATTGAAGCTAATCTTGAATATATAGAAGACATAGGCGCTGAACTACCAAGAAGAGCTATGGAAATTGCAAAGGCGTCTCTTGAAGATATATCCCATTATTCTTCAATCACTATAAGACTTCCAGACAGTGATAGGACTATAATTGGTTTTGCACCGGAAACATCACTATATGGAAAAACATTGGTAAATTCGTTTTTAAAAAAACTTTTTTATATATTACTCAGTAAAAAAGAAGTAAAAGTGCAGTATGGTATAATTAAGGGAGGTTCTTTTGATACATCAGTGTCATGGGAAGATGGATTCTTGGTGTTTGCACAAAAACCTATAAAAAAAGGAGTCTCAGTAGTTAATGAGCAGGTTTTAGCCGTAGCTGTAACAAGCGGCGGAAAACCAAAAGTTTATGACTTATTTAACAATATAGAATCAGTAGATAGAGTATCTAAAACCATCACGATGGGGGAAAAAGAAGATGAAGTGGAAGTTCTTGAAATAAAACAAATTAAAGGCGGAGAAACTATGACTTCATATATTTACTTACCTCAAAAAGAAAGGCTATTTGTTCTAAGATATATTGCAACATTAACAAAATATTCCAATTCGGTTAAGAAACTATTGCCAAAAACGGAAGATGAATTGGAATCACAGTTAGCATCTGAAAGTTGGAGTGGCGATAGAATAAAAAGTGAAATTGAACAGTTAGAACCTGAGGAACAGGAAATATTGACTGCATTATATACTGGAATATCATCCCTTGAATTGCCCCCTATGATGGGTTTGGAAGTTGATGAAGTGGAGAAAATATTGGAAAAATTAATTGATAAAGGACTTCTTGACTTGGTAAGAATAAGAAAAGAGACAGAATTAACTGAAAAAGGTAGGGCAATTACTAACTATATTATATCTAACTTTTAA